Proteins encoded together in one Jaculus jaculus isolate mJacJac1 chromosome 7, mJacJac1.mat.Y.cur, whole genome shotgun sequence window:
- the Casp8ap2 gene encoding CASP8-associated protein 2 isoform X2 has translation MAADDDNGDGTSLFDIFSASPLKHTDEGSLDIYAGLDSTISDSTSKSCVSFRNCLDLYEEILTEEGTAKEATYNDLQVEYGKCQLQMKELMKKFKEIQTQNLNLKNENQSLKKNISALIKTARVEINRKDEEINNLHQRLSEFPPFRNNKTRISDVVKIKDTRSRSPYLDGCSETDHRVKSDVSKDVHLNTSLPNLGKEGKSHSEAQNPLHVPTCIEKHCANGFWSYSDHQVGEGNSNENNRRERKDIRHGQYSSGTDKTQKDTNSSCGLGESKNKEDSPRLQGNPEKHGHGERKAKNKHSKLKSTDGIHKSERSEKVTYRERSHARVESQNDKNLERQSERLQNTSREELQSLEKAERKSDPKPKTVVKDQEYWRRSDRALLPHSKNEIKSYNSSKYHLEERRGREYCNRDRGTSSHGFHGGRSSSSLTSSKTNKYMYSKEVSVMHHWENVPERQKVERHRTEERRKRERENKEENRHMRKDKKSPVEHLQKINKEATKITVDIKRQNEPKNDKDEISNEVSKGTGKEFAVKAENGPSETKNKDLKLSFMEKLNLTLSPAKKQPVSQDNQYQITDDPKSSGVCDSESPKNTKIVTYVPSVSEHDTEETESKLLEPKDALLISELRIGVPESKTEEENTSLVKSVENISCEMFICDTELSFSTPVEMKQARSLLPLVEVEKTNVCARPVASVVMDVLPIDASQKLGLELDTKRHDGLDSSDISEGMERKVVLSTKTAKSSESLLQPLVEEAAVLPVNHTKDNNPSFELSLVDKPMVDNKSCHLEPCLPADTLASLPQQAQSMDHMIEIEETNSVYHDDENSVLSIDFNHLRPIPEAISPLNSPVRPVAKILRMESPTAISLFNSRHKDGFPSDSAHSTFKNHSDLNKENHKAVPKFDKCTEANSCKNSFLDELEEGEIRSDSEESIPQKDSGKSTSTRAAAEVQNTEPIPGDGKSTVHSHKGDSKMSVKIHQNNNRCDKRPSEPSKTEKKDKTMSISTLEKILPIIPAPSSIWEIMHMLRMIGKHVRKNYMKFKVKFSLIQFHRIIESATLSFTSLIKYLDLSKICKSVTTLQNNLCDIIECNLKQVKKNGIVDRLFEQQQPDMKKKLWKFVDEQLDYLFEKLKKILVKFCDSLNFGIDNNGEKPGKKYKEKTQYSNCHKKNLDNYNKEMQRKQLSKPEEFMNYKSLLLCKKKEKLDDKNTNANTVEHNIKRSFNTCFDNIKSSESEEQSLELNYPSTPKPGRHEGSTIEDTQIPQHTEFKAERSFQILTEQQASSLTFNLVSDAQMGEIFKSLLQGSDLLDSSGNCTEKNEWELKTPEKPMLENMKGESTPTCITEELVAGVASPCPKVISDDNWSLLSSEKGPSLSSGLALPVHPDVLDENCMFEALSKDVCSSEKSKPCTSSILFEDLAVSLTVPSPLKSDGHLSFLKPEVLPNSTPEEVISAHFSEDALLEEEDASEQDIHLALESDNSSSKSSCSSWTSRSVAPGFQYHPNLPMHAVIMEKSNDHFIVKIRRAAPSTSPTRKHSKMPEGSVASLPRIAKEADEASEREPVSCQSIVFKAAEDLENSDKNVDTSKSTYKEQNSSIQAQAPSMYDFLKDSSSKVGHCDEVADACLGSHQVWEPKVPKKLEGLPSGEKVPHTVEDDLPTTCIDLTKDPVTETKNFGELLEVTVLNIDHLEHSESNLDQSAQILGKSLQSDTTDAFIDLTQDATDESKNEGSNPMLAVEGLECQVICVDEDNCKEEKMLSTNSPLNCIVEETCIDLTPESPGSCEIKKDALKSKLPLNSDSLMLPGTLDNAHKKRKNCSGLNHSPKRQRKETNLASKEKTKKFSQDSGEDEEAYGKKSNKKKAPAVNLSLKASPGINDSDTSLGTSPISLSAKNVIKKKGEIIVSWTRNDDREILLECQKRMPSLKTFTYLAVKLNKNPNQVSERFQQLKKLFEKSKCR, from the exons ATGGCAGCAGATGATGACAATGGTGATGGAACAAGTTTATTTGATATCTTTTCTG CTTCACCTCTTAAACATACTGATGAAGGATCTTTGGACATTTATGCTGGGTTGGACAGCACTATTTCTG acagTACATCTAAATCCTGTGTGTCATTTAGAAACTGTTTGGATTTATATGAAGAGATCCTGACTGAAGAAGGAACTGCAAAGGAAGCAACGTATAATGAT TTGCAAGTAGAATATGGAAAATGTCAGCTGCAAATGAAAGAGCTGATGAAAAAGTTTAAGGAGATACAGACACAG AACTtgaacttaaaaaatgaaaaccagtCACTTAAGAAGAATATTTCGGCACTGATCAAAACTGCCAGAGTGGAAATAAACCGCaaagatgaagaaataaataaccttCACCAAAG ATTGTCTGAATTTCCACCTTTTCGAAATAATAAAACAAGGATATCAGATGTTGTTAAAATAAAAGATACCAGATCTAGATCTCCTTATTTGGATGGCTGTTCAGAGACCGATCACAGAGTTAAAAGTGATGTTTCTAAAGATGTGCATCTTAACACTTCACTGCCAAAcctgggaaaggaaggaaagtcaCATTCTGAAGCACAGAACCCTTTGCATGTACCAACATGTATTGAGAAACATTGTGCCAATGGTTTCTGGTCATATTCTGATCACCAGGTTGGTGAAGgtaactcaaatgaaaataatagaagagaaaggaaagatatCAGGCATGGCCAGTATAGTAGTGGGACAGATAAAACACAAAAAGATACAAATAGCAGCTGTGGTCTTGGTGAATCGAAGAATAAAGAGGATAGTCCAAGACTACAAGGAAATCCTGAAAAACATGGTCATGGTGAAAGAAAGGCTAAAAACAAACATTCAAAGTTAAAAAGCACAGATGGAATTCATAAAAGTGAACGCAGTGAAAAAGTGACTTATAGAGAAAGGTCACATGCTAGAGTGGAATCTCAAAATGACAAAAATCTAGAGAGACAAAGTGAAAGGTTACAAAATACGAGTCGAGAAGAACTTCAGTCATTagaaaaagcagaaaggaaaagtGATCCAAAACCTAAAACAGTAGTAAAGGATCAAGAATATTGGAGAAGATCTGATCGAGCATTGCTTCCtcattcaaagaatgaaataaaatcttaTAACTCCAGTAAATATCAtctggaagaaagaagaggaagggaatatTGTAATAGAGACAGGGGTACAAGCAGCCATGGCtttcatggtggaagaagttcaTCTTCTCTTACAAGCAGTAAAACTAACAAGTACATGTATTCCAAGGAAGTCAGTGTAATGCATCACTGGGAAAATGTACCTGAAAGGCAGAAAGTAGAAAGGCACAGAactgaagaaaggaggaaaagagaacgagaaaacaaagaagaaaacaggcaCATGAGAAAGGACAAAAAATCACCTGTAGAACATTTGCAAAAGATTAATAAAGAAGCTACAAAAATCACTGTTGAtataaagagacagaatgagccaAAAAATGATAAAGATGAAATTTCTAATGAAGTTTCTAAAGGAACAGGTAAAGAATTTGCAGTAAAAGCTGAGAATGGTCCAAGTGAAACAAAGAACAAAGATTTAAAGTTAAGCTTTATGGAAAAGTTGAACTTAACTCTTTCTCCTGCTAAAAAGCAGCCCGTTTCTCAAGATAATCAGTATCAAATAACTGATGATCCCAAGTCCAGTGGTGTCTGTGATTCTGAATCCCCAAAGAACACTAAAATAGTGACATATGTTCCCTCTGTCAGTGAACACGACACAGAGGAAACTGAATCAAAGTTACTGGAACCAAAGGATGCTCTTCTAATATCTGAACTCAGGATTGGTGTTCCAGAAAGCAAAACGGAAGAAGAAAATACGTCACTAGTTAAATCTGTTGAGAATATCTCTTGTGAAATGTTCATTTGTGATACAGAGCTTTCCTTTTCAACACCTGTGGAAATGAAACAAGCAAGGTCTTTGTTGCCATTAGTAGAGGTAGAAAAGACCAATGTTTGTGCAAGGCCTGTAGCTTCTGTAGTAATGGATGTATTGCCAATAGATGCTTCTCAAAAGTTAGGCCTAGAATTGGATACCAAAAGACATGATGGTTTGGATTCTTCTGATATTTCAGAAGGTATGGAAAGGAAAGTGGTTCTCTCAACAAAAACAGCTAAGAGCAGTGAAAGCCTTCTACAGCCTTTAGTTGAAGAAGCTGCTGTTTTACCAGTAAACCATACCAAGGACAATAACCCCAGTTTTGAGCTATCTCTTGTAGATAAACCTATGGTTGACAATAAATCTTGTCACTTGGAACCTTGCTTACCTGCAGACACACTAGCATCTTTACCACAACAGGCCCAATCAATGGACCACATGATAGAAATTGAGGAAACAAATTCAGTGTATCATGATGATGAGAACTCAGTTTTGAGCATTGACTTTAATCACTTGAGGCCTATTCCTGAAGCCATCAGTCCTCTGAATAGTCCAGTGAGACCTGTAGCAAAAATTCTTAGAATGGAAAGCCCAActgcaatttctttgtttaatAGCAGACATAAAG ATGGGTTTCCATCAGATTCAGCTCATTCTACCTTTAAGAATCATTCTGATCTCAATAAGGAAAATCACAAGGCAGTTCCCAAATTTGACAAATGTACAGAAGCAAACTCTTGTAAGAATTCCTTTTTAGATGAATTAGAGGAAGGAGAAATTAGAAGTGACAGTGAAGAGTCCATACCACAAAAAGATTCTGGAAAAAGTACCAGTACTAGAGCTGCTGCTGAAGTACAGAACACTGAGCCTATCCCAGGAGATGGGAAAAGTACTGTGCATTCACATAAAGGTGACAGTAAAATGTCTGTGAAAATTCATCAGAACAATAACAGATGTGATAAAAGACCAAGTGAAccttcaaaaacagaaaagaaagataaaacaaTGAGCATTTCCACCTTAGAAAAAATACTCCCAATTATTCCTGCACCTTCTTCCATATGGGAAATTATGCATATGTTACGAATGATAGGGAAACATGTAagaaaaaattatatgaaattcaaGGTAAAgttttcattgatacaatttCATAGAATTATTGAGTCAGCAACTTTGAGCTTTACATCACTAATTAAATACCTTGACTTATCTAAGATCTGTAAGTCAGTAACTACTTTACAGAATAATCTCTGTGATATCATAGAATGTAACCTGAAGCAAGTTAAGAAGAATGGCATAGTTGATCGTTTATTTGAACAGCAACAAccagatatgaaaaaaaaattgtggaagtTTGTAGATGAAcaacttgattatttatttgaaaaacttaAGAAAATCTTAGTAAAATTTTGTGATTCTTTAAACTTTGGAATTGACAATAATGGGGAAAAACCTGGAAAAAAGTATAAAGAGAAAACACAATATTCAAATTGTCATAAGAAAAATTTGGACAACTATAATAAAGAAATGCAGAGAAAACAGTTGTCAAAACCAGAAGAGTTTATGAATTATAAATCTCTACTgctatgtaaaaaaaaagaaaaacttgatgATAAAAACACCAATGCTAACACAGTAGAGCATAACATTAAAAGAAGTTTTAACACTTGCTTTGATAATATAAAGAGTTCTGAATCTGAAGAGCAGTCTCTGGAACTAAACTATCCAAGCACCCCCAAGCCAGGAAGACATGAAGGCAGTACCATAGAGGACACACAGATACCACAGCACACAGAATTTAAGGCAGAACGTAGTTTTCAGATCCTTACTGAGCAGCAAGCATCTAGCCTCACATTTAATTTAGTAAGTGATGCACAAATGggtgaaatatttaaaagtttgttGCAAGGTTCTGATCTTTTAGACAGTAGTGGTAACTGTACTGAAAAAAACGAGTGGGAATTAAAGACTCCAGAGAAACCAATGCTAGAGAACATGAAGGGTGAATCTACACCAACTTGTATAACAGAAGAACTGGTTGCAGGAGTGGCTTCTCCATGTCCTAAAGTTATTAGTGATGATAATTGGTCATTATTATCATCTGAAAAAGGTCCATCTTTGTCTTCAGGGCTTGCATTGCCAGTTCATCCTGATGTATTAGATGAAAATTGCATGTTTGAAGCTTTAAGTAAAGATGTGTGCAGTTCAGAAAAGAGCAAGCCCTGCACTTCTTCTATACTCTTTGAAGATCTTGCAGTCTCTTTAACAGTACCATCACCTCTGAAGTCAGATGGTCATTTGAGCTTCTTAAAGCCTGAAGTTTTGCCAAATTCAACTCCTGAAGAAGTTATTAGTGCACATTTCAGTGAAGATGCCTTACTTGAAGAAGAGGATGCCTCTGAGCAAGATATTCATTTAGCTCTAGAGTCTGATAATTCAAGCAGTAAGTCAAGTTGTTCATCATGGACAAGCCGGTCTGTTGCTCCAGGCTTTCAGTACCACCCTAATTTACCCATGCACGCTGTCATAATGGAAAAGTCCAATGATCATTTCATTGTGAAAATACGGCGTGCAGCACCATCTACCTCACCTACTCGTAAGCACAGTAAGATGCCTGAGGGGTCAGTGGCTTCTTTACCCAGAATCGCAAAAGAAGCAGATGAAGCCTCAGAGAGAGAACCAGTTTCATGTCAGAGCATAGTTTTTAAGGCTGCAGAGGACTTAGAAAATTCTGACAAAAATGTTGATACAAGCAAATCAACTTATAAAGAACAGAACTCTTCAATACAAGCACAGGCTCCATCTATGTATGACTTTCTGAAAGATTCCTCAAGTAAGGTGGGCCATTGTGATGAAGTGGCTGATGCTTGTCTTGGGTCGCATCAAGTATGGGAACCAAAAGTTCCTAAGAAATTGGAGGGATTGCCTTCAGGGGAAAAAGTCCCACATACTGTTGAGGATGATCTTCCCACCACATGCATAGATCTAACAAAAGATCCAGTCACTGAGACCAAAAACTTTGGGGAACTCTTAGAAGTAACAGTTTTAAATATTGATCATTTGGAACATTCTGAATCCAATTTAGATCAGAGTGCTCAAATATTAGGCAAGTCTTTACAGTCTGATACTACAGATGCTTTTATTGATTTGACACAAGATGCTACAGATGAGAGTAAAAATGAAGGTAGTAATCCCATGTTAGCTGTTGAAGGCTTGGAGTGCCAGGTTATATGTGTAGATGAAGATAACTGTAAGGAAGAAAAGATGCTAAGTACAAACAGTCCTTTGAATTGTATAGTTGAGGAAACTTGTATTGATTTGACCCCAGAGTCTCCTGGTTCATGTGAAATAAAAAAGGATGCTTTAAAATCAAAACTGCCATTGAACTCTGATAGTTTAATGTTGCCTGGGACTTTAGATAATGCtcacaagaagagaaaaaattGTTCTGGTCTAAATCATTCTCcaaaaaggcaaagaaaggaaacaaacttAGCCAGCAAGGAAAAAACTAAGAAATTTAGCCAGGATTCTGGTGAAGATGAagaagcttatggaaagaaatccAATAAGAAAAAGGCCCCTGCAGTGAATCTCTCCTTGAAAGCAAGCCCAGGGATTAATGATTCAGACACATCACTTGGTACTTCTCCCATAAGCCTTTCTGCAAAGAATGTTattaaaaagaagggagaaattATAGTTTCATGGACAAG AAATGATGACCGGGAAATTTTACTAGAATGTCAGAAAAGAATGCCATCACTGAAAACATTTACATATTTAGCTGTCAAGTTGAACAAAAATCCAAATCAG gttTCAGAGAGATTCCAGCAGCTGAAGAAGCTCTTTGAGAAGTCAAAGTGCAGGTAG